In the Theobroma cacao cultivar B97-61/B2 chromosome 1, Criollo_cocoa_genome_V2, whole genome shotgun sequence genome, one interval contains:
- the LOC18612044 gene encoding uncharacterized protein LOC18612044 isoform X3, whose product MLQSLEVAYETTFFRDVTEFFTVVKSFEFQHERVLSSLNGIEDVKSRLLAKAEYILSAHKKVTWNVSITNIMINIPLRNAVSEEFNMVFDLGSLLFASKPELGSHGSSIEGQSFFQKNSLDFAFSSDWLTSFQLQHLYNYFETKLVDFEVKLVEPNYLQTISIVKKFCACITLASCIIPNESRLKQLEVYVAVSSLDANFSLSIYESVIALVVLLNIQWSRSEPAMLENPNSLNTVSSHPGAPLFGFSVTANIKSANFLVDLANDGENSSFITLALKNLDVWYSLIDYERCWICLKAVEVTAHTLSGENNNHVLCSLGDVSALNTANQYDMAIKLGDASNNLCEKNKSTEACFLLHYEAHGNIDFINHKFTVYLNNADLHCYPYIFGLLVGFYDRICSSSPFNAAENSLGPTFDAQSTKKMPGFQFQRFGFSNFSEIGTSDYASISLDCFPFVTIHNSGSLGSPDSSLRYSIPDWRKLFNLRDKKLRSPNCNLKKGSNPFHPSPLKSKMDMVAFPVSGSSTDANLYAIDINLSGVKLHFHDSSCIVGTITLPTSKSSINIFDDCMDLVSSSEGVILTSSWWTNNLHEFLWGPSLPNLSPILNIRVRKGSFGSLSSPLEVSFGIQHACCILPFQYLAIIIGYFSLPDWSSKSSMQPVSKNIESMDSQSENAIIYKFEVLESTLILPVESDDHQFLKTEIQQLYGSFIDECALSDVLKDIPPEYVVPENKVARTNHCLNIFGRDLSLSLLLFEDDHITFIPGNKPRNFSLITPFSADVWIRIPSETESFSARSSDSTCIMARIGICQVFVDDFYFIGGFEALLEIIDLFSFVQDESKSYMSDVLQFLQSKRLRKEKRAVSLLDSAMTFTEVRCYVESLLIQLNRLGKDLILLEPIAKAEMNFICSMSLINETPRSLDLSFFSLALSSLLNSVILAHCTNTCSTSLVLDLSLSKSDQCQSEFRIGLPSLDIWLHCSEWTEVLDLYNSYGRRVVKTAKLDSSSGSLAVNTICPVQNVSESVPQISVKKSGASTYSAALSMMQETVVIVRSEDIGITFHLPIHVTKEACTELVFNEEGPQKVPSTGIEGKHCKLLTFTMHSKNSELIISGKNAKLKCILDKTGGTVGFQGNENVNSWPLFQIFQVSVETEICNIQEKPVHFNLGVQCERLDVWLSHQTFFFLHDVRFDVPGSRSSRYNFGSMEFKIQLRKGSLLLSDGRWSCSGPLLEILLSNFLLCANMTQNSMESAVACDLQVNYNNIQKVFWEPFLEPWKFEMEIIRKKELNALLDNSIITDVHLLSTGQLNFNFTESLIETVFRTIEMLKDAWGFVEQDFSEKQRYLNPQLTENVSGGRYAPYILQNLTSSPLVYRVYQGLADSDQFDVSKEKDGKIVQPGAAVPIYLNDTPVEQLFGYRPTCSSDNLTERQSNGVAHHLMTIQLDGMSVPSASVSMDLVGLTYFEVDFSNTSQYNVNTKENGVVDAKNGFVVPVVFDVSMLRYSKLIRLYSTVIILNATSMPLELRFDIPFGISPKILDPVYPGQEFPLPLHLAEAGRMRWRPLGNSYLWSEAHNVSDLLSSESKIGFLRSFVCYPSHPSSDPFRCCLSLQHISLPAADRLKKSPVSHVDHTLNQSIQSCSKMLNGQGKSKNRFIHQMTLSTPLVINNYLPEAISLTIESGGITRTTLLSKVVTFFHHVDLSHDLLLEFSMHGYRPSVIKFPRTETFSSTAKFSGTKFCQSETMTFDPDMCNGAIYVTVEKMMDAFSGARELFIYVPFLLYNCTAFPLIISEFTNEMDGTVCTLPSCYNQVDDELFQGRRDGLSLLLSDQHSYVGAPQIDNLGCSLLKDHIVSTRKTVDPLFGRFLKNPLISFSQKQTDQHDLVDQKTSSNILKNQLCSSTQSLSGNNDYVEKECGMVKACIFSPHNISAASEIVVCIGNCHHGHISENIPNSPWSGPFPLVPPSGSTTVLVRQPSSNATFILSVTSSAIAGPFAGRTRAITFQPRYVISNACSKDIYYKQKGTDIVYHLGVGQHSQLHWTDTTRELLISMLFDEPGWQWSGSFLPDHLGDTQVKTRNYASGAMNMIRVEVQNADVSVRDEIVGSLQGSSGTNLILLSEDDTGYMPYRIDNFSKERLRIYQQRCESLDTIVHPYTSCPYAWDEPYYPHRVTIEVPGERIVGSFSLDDLKEYMPVHLQSTSEKPERMLLLSVRAEGATKVLSIIDSTYHILKDMEDHSTIRFQEKQKQEEKQEKSVDYKEKFSLTIPYMGISLVNSYPQELLFASAKNIKIDLLQSVDHQKLSFQISSLQIDNQLHNTPYPVILSFNSDYRSHQVGQITKDDGPKSKAERGLQISSDSSFEPVFYLAVAKWRRKDVSLVSFEYISLRVADFCLELEQEVILSLLYFFKAVSPGLQSQVLPFSDPIYNVGFAHGQTCEHVKAREQLHGTGTPVLSKSDETGGLLPLIVPLGAPWQQIHLLARRHRKIYVESFDLAPIKFTLSFSSSPWMLRNGVLTSGESLIHRGLMALADVEGARIHLKQLSIMHQMASWESIQEILIRHYTRQLLHEMYKVFGSAGVIGNPMGFARSLGVGIRDFLAVPAKSILKSPTGLITGMAQGTTSLLSNTVYALSDAATQFSKAAHKGIVAFTFDDQAVARMEKQLKGEASHSKGIINEVFEGLTGLLQSPVKEAEKHGLPGILSGIALGVTGLVGRPAASILEVTGRTAQSIRNRSRVYHMGSQQYRVRFPRPLSRELPLRPYSWEEAVGISVLTEADDGKLKDEVYVMCKALRKPGKFVIVTERLVLVVNCPSLVDFEKPEFRGVAVDPEWVIETEISLHSVIHTDADDGVVHIVGSSSDALLRQKQQLSRKGGGTRKRWNNPSTPLPLFQTNLEVASEGDAEDFLLVLLSTIEQGKEHGGRGYLLHRNNIK is encoded by the exons TAAACCTGAGCTAGGCTCTCATGGTTCTAGTATTGAAGGGCAATCATTTTTCCAGAAGAACTCACTTGATTTTGCCTTCTCCTCTGATTGGTTAACAAGTTTTCAGCTTCAACATCTTTATAATTACTTTGAGACCAAACTAGTTGATTTTGAG GTGAAGCTGGTGGAGCCTAATTATCTCCAAACAATCTCAATTGTGAAAAAGTTTTGTGCTTGTATTACCTTGGCATCTTGCATTATTCCAAATGAATCAAGACTGAAACAATTGGAG GTATATGTTGCTGTATCATCGCTTGATGCTAACTTTTCTCTATCAATATATGAGTCAGTCATTGCACTGGTAGTGCTTCTTAATATACAATGGTCAAGATCTGAACCTGCCATGCTGGAAAACCCAAATTCACTTAATACCGTATCAAGTCACCCGGGAGCTCCTCTTTTTGGTTTCAGTGTAACTGCAAACATCAAATCAGCCAATTTTCTTGTTGATCTTGCAAATGATGGAGAAAATAGCTCTTTCATCACGCTTGCTCTAAAAAATCTAGATGTGTG GTATTCTCTTATCGACTATGAGAGGTGCTGGATCTGTTTGAAAGCAGTGGAGGTTACTGCACATACATTGAGTGGTGAAAACAATAACCATGTTTTATGCTCGCTTGGGGATGTATCTGCCTTAAATACTGCAAATCAGTATGATATGGCCATTAAACTTGGTGATGCAAGTAATAACCTTTGTGAAAAGAATAAATCTACTGAGGCTTGTTTTCTTTTACACTATGAAGCTCATGGGAACATAGATTTCATAAATCACAAGTTCACAGTATACTTGAATAATGCTGACCTCCATTGCTACCCGTATATTTTTGGATTGTTGGTTGGGTTTTATGATAGAATATGTTCATCAAGCCCATTTAATGCTGCTGAGAACTCTTTGGGCCCCACTTTTGATGCTCAAAGTACAAAAAAGATGCCAGGTTTTCAGTTCCAAAGGTTTGGTTTCTCAAACTTCTCTGAAATAGGAACATCTGATTATGCGAGCATATCGTTGGATTGTTTTCCATTTgttacaatacataattcaggTTCCCTTGGTAGCCCTGATAGTTCACTTCGTTATTCCATTCCCGACTGGAGgaagttatttaatttaagagataaaaaattaagaagccCAAATTGCAATTTGAAGAAGGGGTCTAACCCTTTTCATCCCTCACCACTAAAATCCAAAATGGATATGGTTGCATTTCCTGTGTCAGGGAGTTCTACTGATGCAAATTTATATGCTATTGACATCAATCTTTCAGGAGTTAAACTTCATTTCCATGATTCCTCTTGTATTGTTGGAACAATCACATTGCCAACCTCTAAATCTTCCATTAACATTTTTGATGATTGTATGGATCTGGTTTCTTCCTCTGAAGGAGTGATTCTCACATCATCATGGTGGACCAATAATTTACATGAATTTTTGTGGGGTCCTTCATTACCAAATCTTTCTCCAATCTTAAATATACGTGTGAGGAAAGGGAGTTTTGGATCGCTAAGTTCGCCGCTTGAAGTTAGCTTTGGAATTCAGCATGCATGTTGTATTTTACCATTCCAATACTTGGCCATCATAATTGGTTACTTTTCACTGCCTGATTGGAGTTCAAAATCTAGTATGCAGCCTGTAAGCAAAAATATTGAGTCCATGGATAGCCAAAGTGAGAATGCTATCATTTATAAGTTTGAGGTTCTGGAATCCACTTTGATTTTGCCTGTAGAAAGTGACGACCATCAGTTCCTGAAGACAGAAATTCAGCAGCTATATGGTAGTTTCATTGATGAGTGTGCTTTAAGTGATGTATTGAAGGACATTCCACCTGAATATGTGGTTCCAGAAAATAAAGTTGCAAGAACAAATCATTGTCTAAATATTTTTGGACGAGATTTGTCTCTATCATTGTTGTTGTTTGAGGATGATCACATAACATTTATCCCAGGCAATAAACCGAGAAATTTCTCTTTGATAACACCATTTAGTGCTGATGTTTGGATCAGAATACCTAGTGAAACAGAATCCTTTTCTGCAAGATCTTCTGATTCCACATGTATCATGGCAAGGATTGGCATTTGTCAAGTTTTTGTTGATG ATTTTTACTTCATTGGTGgatttgaagcattattgGAAATCATAGACCTGTTTTCCTTTGTTCAGGATGAGTCAAAAAGTTACATGTCTGATGTTTTACAGTTTCTACAGTCAAAGAGGTTGCGAAAGGAAAAAAGGGCAGTTTCACTTCTAGATTCTGCCATGACCTTTACTGAAGTCAGATGTTATGTTGAATCACTCTTGATACAATTGAATCGCTTGGGAAAAGACCTCATTTTACTGGAACCAATCGCTAAAGCTGAAATGAACTTTATTTGCTCCATGTCGCTGATAAATGAGACACCTAGAAGCTTGGATTTAAGTTTTTTCTCTTTAGCATTATCTTCATTGCTAAATTCGGTTATACTTGCACATTGCACTAATACTTGCTCAACCTCATTAGTTCTtgatctttctctctcaaaatctGATCAATGTCAAAGTGAATTCCGTATTGGTCTTCCTTCTCTTGATATCTGGCTGCATTGTTCAGAATGGACCGAGGTCCTTGACTTGTATAATTCCTACGGGCGAAGAGTTGTCAAAACTGCAAAGTTGGATTCTTCATCAGGGAGTTTAGCTGTGAATACAATTTGTCCAGTTCAAAATGTATCAGAATCTGTTCCTCAAATTTCTGTTAAAAAGTCAGGTGCCTCAACTTATAGTGCGGCACTGAGCATGATGCAGGAAACAGTTGTTATTGTGAGGTCAGAAGATATTGGCATTACATTTCATCTTCCAATACATGTCACTAAAGAAGCATGTACTGAATTGGTGTTCAATGAAGAAGGGCCACAGAAAGTTCCATCTACTGGTATTGAAGGGAAGCATTGTAAACTTTTGACATTTACGATGCACAGCAAAAACAGTGAACTAATTATTTCTGGTAAAAATGCAAAGTTAAAGTGCATTTTGGACAAAACCGGTGGTACTGTGGGGTTTCAAGGCAATGAAAATGTCAATTCTTGGCCTCTCTTCCAGATATTTCAAGTTAGTGTGGAGACTGAGATATGCAATATTCAGGAAAAGCCAGTGCATTTCAATCTGGGGGTTCAATGTGAACGGCTAGACGTATGGCTTTCGCATCaaacattctttttcttgcatGATGTAAGGTTTGATGTTCCTGGATCAAGATCTTCTCGGTATAACTTTGGAAGTATGGAATTTAAGATCCAGCTAAGGAAGGGTTCTCTTCTGCTATCTGATGGAAGG TGGAGTTGTAGTGGACCTCTTTTAGAAATTCTTCTCAGTAACTTCCTGTTATGTGCTAATATGACTCAAAACAGCATGGAGAGTGCAGTTGCATGTGATCTTcaagtgaattacaataaCATTCAGAAG GTCTTCTGGGAGCCTTTTCTTGAGCCTTGGAAGTTTGAGATGGAGATAATTAGGAAAAAAGAGCTGAATGCTCTGCTAGACAACTCTATTATTACTGATGTCCATCTCCTATCGACAGGACAGCTTAACTTCAACTTTACAGAATCCCTAATTGAG ACTGTTTTCAGGACAATTGAAATGCTTAAGGATGCCTGGGGGTTTGTGGAACAAGATTTTTCTGAAAAGCAAAGATATCTAAATCCTCAGCTCACTGAAAATGTATCTGGAGGAAGATATGCTCCCTATATACTTCAAAATCTGACTTCTTCGCCTCTAGTATATCGGGTTTATCAAGGACTGGCTGATTCTGATCAGTTTGATGtctcaaaagaaaaggatggAAAAATTGTGCAGCCTGGTGCTGCTGTTCCAATTTATCTTAATGACACTCCAGTGGAACAACTTTTTGGTTATCGGCCTACTTGTTCTTCTGACAATCTCACTGAGAGGCAATCAAATGGGGTGGCTCATCATTTAATGACTATTCAGCTCGATGGCATGTCTGTGCCTTCTGCTTCTGTTTCAATGGATCTTGTTGGACTTACATATTTTGAAGTTGATTTTTCAAATACTTCACAGTACAACGTAAACACGAAAGAAAATGGTGTAGTTGATGCCAAGAATGGTTTTGTTGTCCCTGTTGTGTTTGATGTTTCAATGCTGCGATATAGCAAGCTAATACGATTGTACTCAACG GTGATAATTCTAAATGCCACTTCAATGCCATTGGAACTACGGTTTGATATTCCATTTGGTATATCACCAAAG ATACTAGACCCAGTGTATCCTGGTCAAGAGTTCCCACTGCCCCTCCATTTGGCTGAAGCCGGTCGCATGCGGTGGCGTCCACTTGGAAATTCTTACCTGTGGAGTGAAGCACACAATGTCTCTGATCTTCTCTCCTCAGAAAGCAAAATTGGATTTCTCAGGTCTTTTGTATGTTATCCATCTCATCCAAGCAGTGACCCATTTCGCTGTTGCTTATCACTTCAGCACATTAGCTTACCTGCAGCTGACAGACTAAAGAAGAGCCCAGTGAGTCATGTTGATCATACTCTAAACCAGTCAATTCAAAGTTGCAGTAAAATGCTAAATGGTCAGGGCAAGTCAAAAAATCGATTTATTCATCAAATGACTCTAAGCACTCCGTTAGTCATTAACAACTATCTTCCTGAGGCAATATCATTGACAATTGAAAGTGGTGGAATTACTCGTACTACTTTGCTTTCAAAG GTAGTCACTTTCTTTCATCATGTTGATCTTTCACATGACTTGTTACTGGAGTTCAGTATGCATGGATATAGACCTTCAGTCATTAAGTTTCCTCGTACAGAAACATTCAGTAGCACTGCTAAGTTCAGTGGGACGAAGTTCTGTCAGTCTGAAACCATGACCTTTGATCCTGATATGTGTAATG GCGCAATTTATGTAACTGTGGAAAAGATGATGGATGCTTTCTCTGGTGCTCGAGAACTTTTCATCTATGTTCCCTTTCTGTTATATAACTGCACAGCATTCCCACTTATTATTTCAGAGTTCACCAATGAAATGGATGGAACTGTCTGTACTTTACCTTCCTGCTACAATCAAGTTGATGACGAACTGTTTCAAGGCAGAAGAGATGGTCTCAGCCTTTTATTGTCTGACCAACATTCATATGTTGGGGCTCCACAAATTGACAATTTGGGCTGTTCATTGTTGAAAGATCACATTGTTTCAACTAGAAAAACCGTTGATCCACTGTTTGgaagatttttaaaaaatcccTTGATTTCATTTTCTCAGAAGCAAACTGACCAACATGATTTGGTGGACCAGAAAACTTCTTCAAATATTCTGAAGAATCAATTGTGTTCAAGCACTCAGTCATTGTCAGGGAATAATGACTATGTGGAGAAAGAGTGTGGAATGGTTAAGGCATGCATATTTTCTCCTCATAATATTTCTGCTGCAAGTGAAATTGTCGTTTGCATAGGTAATTGTCATCATGGACATATTTCAGAAAATATACCTAATTCTCCATGGTCAGGGCCCTTTCCTCTTGTTCCACCAAGTGGTTCAACGACTGTTCTTGTTCGACAGCCATCATCAAATGCAACGTTTATATTATCTGTCACATCTAGTGCTATTGCTGGACCATTTGCTGGGAGGACACGGGCCATTACTTTTCAGCCGAG ATATGTCATCAGTAATGCATGCAGCAAGGACATTTATTATAAGCAGAAGGGAACTGATATTGTCTATCATTTGGGTGTGGGGCAACATTCACAGCTTCACTGGACAGATACAACAAG GGAGTTATTGATTTCCATGCTTTTTGATGAACCTGGCTGGCAATGGTCTGGCAGCTTCTTGCCAGATCATCTTGGTGACACTCAAGTGAAAACAAGGAACTATGCTTCTGGTGCCATGAATATGATTCGGGTGGAGGTACAGAATGCTGATGTTTCCGTCAGGGATGAGATTGTTGGAAGCCTCCAGGGGAGTTCTGGAACAAACTTGATTCTCTTATCAGAGGATGATACAGGATATATGCCATACAGAATTGATAATTTCTCAAAGGAG AGACTAAGGATTTACCAACAAAGGTGTGAATCACTTGACACCATTGTTCACCCATACACGTCCTGCCCTTATGCATGGGATGAACCCTACTATCCTCATCGTGTCACTATTGAG GTGCCAGGAGAGCGAATTGTGGGTTCTTTTTCTCTAGATGATTTGAAAGAGTACATGCCTGTACATCTACAGTCAACTTCTGAG AAGCCGGAGAGGATGTTGCTTTTATCTGTACGTGCTGAGGGTGCAACAAAG GTTCTCAGCATTATTGATTCAACTTATCATATTCTGAAAGACATGGAGGATCACAGTACCATCAGGTtccaagaaaaacaaaaacaagagGAGAAACAGGAGAAATCTGTTGATTATAAGGAGAAATTTTCACTTACTATTCCTTACATGGGTATTTCCTTGGTTAATTCTTATCCGCAG GAACTGCTTTTTGCCTCtgcaaaaaatataaaaattgatttgcTTCAGAGCGTGGACCACCAAAAGCTTTCTTTTCAGATCTCTTCACTGCAAATAGATAATCAACTGCATAATACCCCTTATCCTGTTATCCTTTCCTTTAATAGTGACTACAGAAGCCACCAAGTTGGCCAGATAACTAAGGATGATGGCCCAAAATCTAAAGCTGAAAGAGGATTACAAATTTCTTCTGACTCTTCGTTTGAACCTGTATTCTACCTAGCTGTGGCAAAGTGGAGGAGGAAAGATGTTTCATTGGTTTCATTTGAATATATAAGCTTAAG AGTGGCAGATTTTTGCCTTGAGCTTGAGCAGGAAGTGATACTGAGCTTGCTTTACTTCTTCAAAGCTGTCTCTCCAGGTCTTCAGAGTCAAGTCTTGCCATTTTCTGATCCTATATACAATGTGGGCTTTGCGCATGGTCAAACATGTGAGCATGTGAAAGCAAGAGAACAGCTACATGGAACTGGTACTCCTGTGCTCAGTAAAAGTGATGAAACTGGTGGATTATTACCTTTAATAGTTCCACTAGGAGCTCCTTGGCAGCAAATTCACCTTTTGGCCAGAAGACACAGGAAGATTTATGTGGAATCATTTGATTTGGCTCCTATAAAGTTTACTCTGAG CTTTTCTAGTTCTCCTTGGATGCTTAGGAATGGGGTTCTTACATCAGGAGAATCTCTTATCCAT AGAGGTCTTATGGCCCTTGCTGATGTAGAGGGAGCAAGAATTCATCTCAAACAGTTGTCAATCATGCATCAAATGGCTAGTTGGGAATCCATTCAGGAGATCCTCATTAGGCACTACACTCGGCAACTACTCCATGAGATGTACAAG GTGTTTGGCTCTGCTGGTGTTATAGGTAATCCCATGGGATTTGCCAGGAGTCTAGGCGTTGGAATTAGAGATTTTTTAGCAGTTCCTGCCAAGAGTATTTTGAAG AGTCCCACTGGACTTATCACAGGCATGGCTCAAGGTACTACTAGTCTTCTGAGCAATACAGTCTATGCGCTAAGTGATGCTGCCACTCAGTTCAGTAAAGCTGCGCACAAG GGTATTGTTGCATTTACATTTGATGACCAGGCTGTTGCAAGAATGGAAAAGCAATTGAAGGGGGAAGCTTCACACAGTAAAGGCATAATAAATGAAGTCTTTGAG GGACTTACTGGCCTCCTTCAATCACCGGTTAAAGAAGCAGAGAAACATGGCCTTCCTGGCATCCTCTCAG GAATAGCCTTGGGAGTAACAGGACTAGTGGGAAGACCAGCTGCAAGTATACTTGAGGTTACTGGAAGAACTGCACAGAGTATTAGAAACAGAAGCAGAGTATACCATATGGGATCACAACAGTACAGAGTTCGTTTTCCAAGGCCCCTAAGTAGAGAGCTTCCTTTGAGACCTTACTCTTGGGAAGAAGCTGTTGGGATATCAGTGCTTACTGAAGCTGATGATGGCAAGCTCAAGGATGAGGTGTATGTCATGTGCAAAGCACTGAGAAAACCTGGTAAATTTGTCATCGTGACCGAGAGACTTGTGTTGGTTGTTAATTGCCCAAGTCTGGTGGACTTTGAGAAACCTGAATTTCGAGGTGTTGCAGTAGATCCAGAGTGGGTGATAGAAACAGAAATTAGCCTGCATAGTGTAATCCACACTGATGCTGATGACGGAGTGGTACATATTGTTGGAAGCAGTTCAGATGCTTTATTAAGACAGAAGCAGCAGCTGTCTAGGAAGGGTGGTGGGACGAGGAAGCGATGGAATAATCCATCAACTCCTCTACCACTCTTTCAGACCAACTTGGAAGTGGCATCAGAGGGAGATGCAGAAGACTTTTTACTGGTTTTGCTGTCTACAATTGAACAGGGGAAAGAGCATGGGGGTAGAGGATATCTACTGCACCGAAATAACATCAAGTAG